A genomic segment from Lutibacter sp. A80 encodes:
- a CDS encoding NAD(P)/FAD-dependent oxidoreductase: MVKEIQIRVPIKETTQEGILIKKAAQQLKIDSKTINSVKVLRKSIDARKAAIIFNYKLAIYINEPQPETSDYIFNYKDVSAAKEIHIIGFGPAGMYAALRCIELGFKPIVLERGKNVRDRRRDLRAINQFHLVDKDSNYCFGEGGAGTYSDGKLYTRSLKRGDVRRIFENLVYHGATDQILVDAHPHIGTNKLPKVVKNIRETVLKYGGEIHFESRVVDFTIKNNTLKTIQLKNGKELNVNAVILATGHSARDIYYLLQRKNVAIKSKSFAMGVRVEHPQEIIDSIQYHCKGKRDELLPAASYSLVHQVNNRGVYSFCMCPGGFIVPAATANGEVVVNGMSPSKRNNLFANSGIVVEINAEKDLHKYEQFGELKGLEFQKDLEKLAWVAGGKSQTAPAQRLTDFVEGKLSNTLNPTSYQPGLKSASLHSILPKQIGGRLRKGFAEFGRKMHGYYTHEANVIGVESRTSSPVNIPRKDTLEHPELQGLFPCGEGGGYAGGIVSAAMDGERCAEAAISSFKQ, translated from the coding sequence ATGGTAAAAGAAATTCAAATTAGAGTACCAATTAAGGAAACCACTCAAGAAGGTATTCTAATAAAAAAGGCTGCGCAACAACTAAAAATCGATAGCAAAACTATTAATTCTGTTAAAGTATTGCGTAAAAGTATAGATGCCAGAAAAGCAGCAATTATTTTTAATTATAAATTAGCCATTTATATTAACGAGCCACAACCTGAAACATCAGATTATATTTTTAATTATAAAGATGTTTCGGCTGCAAAAGAAATTCATATAATTGGTTTTGGACCAGCTGGAATGTATGCTGCTTTACGTTGTATAGAATTGGGTTTTAAACCAATTGTTTTAGAACGTGGAAAGAATGTACGAGATAGAAGGCGTGATTTACGCGCAATTAATCAGTTTCATTTGGTAGATAAAGATTCTAATTATTGTTTTGGAGAAGGCGGTGCAGGAACGTATTCTGATGGAAAATTATATACCAGAAGTTTAAAACGCGGCGATGTTAGACGAATTTTTGAAAACCTAGTTTATCATGGTGCAACAGATCAAATTTTAGTAGATGCACATCCGCATATTGGAACCAATAAACTACCAAAAGTTGTAAAAAATATTAGAGAAACGGTGTTAAAATATGGTGGAGAAATTCATTTTGAAAGTCGTGTAGTAGATTTCACCATAAAAAACAATACCTTAAAAACCATTCAACTTAAAAACGGGAAAGAATTAAATGTTAATGCTGTAATTTTAGCAACAGGTCATTCTGCCAGAGATATCTATTATTTGCTTCAAAGAAAAAACGTTGCAATAAAATCTAAGTCTTTTGCAATGGGAGTTCGTGTTGAACATCCTCAAGAAATTATTGACTCCATTCAATACCACTGTAAAGGCAAAAGAGATGAATTATTACCTGCAGCTTCTTATAGTTTAGTGCATCAGGTAAACAACAGAGGTGTGTATTCGTTTTGCATGTGTCCGGGCGGATTTATTGTACCAGCAGCAACTGCAAATGGCGAAGTTGTAGTAAACGGTATGTCTCCTTCAAAAAGAAATAATTTATTTGCAAATTCTGGTATTGTGGTTGAAATTAATGCTGAAAAAGATTTACATAAATACGAACAATTTGGAGAGCTAAAAGGATTAGAATTTCAAAAAGATTTAGAAAAATTAGCGTGGGTTGCAGGTGGAAAATCTCAAACTGCCCCAGCACAACGTTTAACAGATTTTGTTGAAGGAAAATTATCGAATACATTAAATCCAACTTCATACCAACCAGGATTAAAATCAGCTTCATTACATTCTATTTTACCAAAACAAATTGGAGGCAGATTACGTAAAGGATTTGCTGAATTTGGAAGAAAAATGCACGGATATTATACCCACGAAGCTAATGTAATTGGAGTAGAATCTAGAACCTCATCACCTGTAAATATTCCAAGAAAAGATACATTAGAACATCCAGAGTTACAAGGGTTATTTCCTTGTGGTGAAGGTGGTGGTTACGCTGGAGGAATAGTTTCTGCAGCTATGGATGGCGAACGTTGTGCCGAAGCTGCTATTTCAAGTTTTAAACAGTAA
- a CDS encoding T9SS type B sorting domain-containing protein: MHFKLSKFILVLIISSCFCIKNWSQTYKSSDTPPVVTATGDQSYCPLSKINIVTDFNIAGGSDQIEAIYIQISKGYDKDYDILKLLNASLHPAIKAQEFNILEGKLVLEWTGSGTDYADLIAAVKDVVFENNDQQISGERTFSITIDEKNYLPSTSHYYEFVPDIGITWSAAKDKAKSLIYNGLQGYLATITSVEEAQLIGEQAKGAGWIGGSDAETEGVWKWVTGPESGKTFWIGSGNGTTAGTDIPFAFWNSNNNEPNQAGNEDYAHITAPNIGQKGSWNDLSNAGASSGDYQPKGYIVEYGYPGDPKPTTSTSSKITISKIVSFYDAERCGAGEVILSANSSDGGVLWFDSETSSIPLSSNNTYTPTITETTTFYITPKSCTSGERTAITSTVHPLPDIKKNITIKNCDEDGNPDGYTDFNLSNAIEQINNSTNNYTISFHYSEEDANTGNDAFNPDSFNNKNATNNTIYARVENTLGCFNVSTITLAVSTTSLPSGFMETLIACDNYEENDGYFAFNLTEATTKILDKLPNQNLSVHYFKNEEDALLKKNEITPQTNYINTKVDSETLFVRIENSENGDCYGIGEYLTLNVNPLPEFEVNTNEVICLDNPSAIILEPFNNLDTYSYVWTNNNNESSISGNTLEVLTSGIYTVIATSNSGCESLPKTSIVEESKGADISLDDLIIVDDSDNNSITINDVNNNLGEYDYEYSLNNEFGPFQNEPFFYNIPAGIHTLYVRDTNNCKTVSLEVSIIGYPKFFTPNNDGENDTWNIIGINSGFYPTSTLNIFDRYGKLVAKINPIIESWNGLYNGKELPSTDYWFTVELKDNTGKIRRKQGHFSLIRK; this comes from the coding sequence ATGCATTTTAAACTTTCTAAATTTATATTAGTACTTATTATCTCTTCTTGTTTTTGCATTAAAAATTGGTCTCAAACCTATAAATCATCTGATACACCTCCAGTAGTTACTGCAACTGGAGATCAATCTTATTGTCCACTTTCTAAAATAAATATTGTTACAGATTTTAATATTGCAGGAGGGAGTGATCAAATAGAAGCTATATATATACAAATTTCAAAAGGGTATGATAAAGATTATGATATATTAAAATTACTAAATGCTAGTTTACACCCAGCTATTAAAGCACAAGAATTTAATATTTTGGAAGGCAAATTAGTTTTAGAATGGACTGGCTCAGGTACTGACTATGCAGATTTAATTGCTGCAGTAAAAGATGTTGTTTTTGAAAATAACGATCAACAAATATCTGGTGAAAGAACATTTTCAATAACTATTGACGAAAAAAATTATTTACCATCTACAAGTCATTATTATGAATTTGTTCCAGATATTGGTATTACTTGGTCGGCTGCAAAAGACAAAGCAAAAAGTTTAATATATAATGGACTACAAGGTTATTTAGCAACAATAACTTCAGTTGAAGAAGCACAATTAATAGGAGAACAAGCAAAAGGTGCTGGCTGGATTGGTGGTAGCGATGCAGAAACCGAAGGAGTTTGGAAATGGGTTACAGGACCTGAATCTGGTAAAACTTTTTGGATTGGATCAGGAAATGGAACAACTGCTGGAACTGATATTCCATTTGCTTTTTGGAATTCAAATAACAACGAACCTAATCAAGCTGGTAACGAGGACTATGCTCATATTACAGCTCCCAATATTGGTCAAAAAGGAAGCTGGAACGATTTAAGTAATGCCGGTGCTTCTTCTGGAGATTACCAGCCAAAAGGATATATTGTAGAATATGGTTACCCAGGTGATCCTAAACCAACAACATCGACAAGCTCAAAAATTACAATTTCTAAAATTGTTTCTTTTTATGATGCTGAACGTTGCGGAGCTGGAGAGGTTATTTTATCAGCAAATTCTAGTGATGGCGGCGTACTTTGGTTTGATTCTGAAACAAGTTCAATCCCTCTAAGTTCAAATAATACTTATACACCCACTATAACTGAAACTACTACATTTTATATTACACCTAAAAGCTGTACTTCTGGTGAAAGAACAGCAATTACTTCCACTGTACACCCACTTCCAGATATTAAAAAAAACATCACTATAAAAAATTGTGACGAAGATGGAAATCCAGATGGTTATACCGATTTTAATTTAAGTAATGCTATTGAACAAATTAATAATTCTACTAATAATTACACCATCTCTTTCCATTATTCCGAAGAAGATGCTAATACGGGTAATGACGCCTTTAACCCAGATTCATTTAACAACAAAAACGCTACTAATAATACTATTTATGCTCGTGTTGAAAATACCTTGGGTTGTTTTAACGTTTCTACTATTACGTTGGCAGTTTCAACAACCTCTTTACCTTCAGGTTTTATGGAAACGTTAATAGCATGCGATAACTATGAAGAAAATGATGGTTATTTTGCATTCAATTTAACAGAAGCAACCACAAAAATTCTCGACAAATTACCAAATCAAAATTTAAGTGTACATTATTTTAAAAATGAAGAAGACGCCCTTTTAAAAAAGAACGAAATTACACCTCAAACAAATTACATAAATACAAAAGTAGATTCTGAAACACTTTTTGTACGAATCGAAAATTCTGAAAACGGTGACTGTTATGGTATAGGTGAATATTTGACTTTAAATGTAAACCCTTTACCAGAATTTGAAGTAAATACTAATGAAGTAATCTGTTTAGATAATCCTTCTGCAATCATTTTAGAACCTTTTAATAACTTAGATACCTATAGTTATGTTTGGACTAATAATAACAACGAAAGTTCAATTTCTGGAAACACTCTTGAAGTTTTAACAAGTGGTATTTACACCGTAATTGCAACTTCTAATTCAGGTTGCGAATCATTACCTAAAACTAGTATTGTTGAAGAATCTAAAGGAGCTGATATAAGTTTAGATGATTTAATTATTGTTGATGATTCAGACAATAATTCAATTACAATAAACGATGTCAATAACAATTTAGGTGAATACGATTATGAATATTCTTTAAATAATGAATTTGGTCCATTTCAAAATGAGCCTTTTTTTTATAATATACCTGCAGGAATTCATACATTATACGTTAGAGATACCAATAATTGTAAAACCGTATCATTGGAAGTTTCAATTATAGGTTATCCTAAATTTTTTACACCTAATAACGATGGAGAAAATGACACTTGGAATATTATTGGAATAAATAGTGGTTTTTATCCAACTTCTACACTCAATATTTTTGATAGATATGGAAAATTAGTAGCTAAAATAAATCCAATTATTGAAAGCTGGAATGGTTTGTATAATGGAAAAGAATTACCATCAACAGATTATTGGTTTACAGTTGAGTTAAAAGATAATACAGGAAAAATTAGACGTAAACAAGGTCATTTTAGTTTGATTAGAAAGTAG
- a CDS encoding flotillin family protein, with product MNLLFLPLQSAATGVYLVGAVIFILVVFFFSMIRRYKRCPSDRILVVYGKTGGGQSAKCVHGGAAFIWPIIQDYEFLDLTPMSIEVNLTNALSKQNIRVNVPSRFTIGISTEPSVMQNAAERLLGLSLDAVQDLAQEIIFGQLRLVVASMDIEEINSDRDQFLSHITHSVEAELKKVGLKLINVNITDIHDESGYIEALGKEAAAKAINEAKVSVAQKVRDGSIGEANALQDQRIQVAAADANAVHGENTAKVQVANSNADRRSREAEAERIANAAEKVQAAKALEEAYAAEKIAEEARAKRKEAEQGADIIVPAKIDKQKIEIDAEAEAEQIRRIAKGQADAIFMKKEAEAKGLYEILTKQAQGLDQIVKAAGNNSKDAVLLLVADKLPELVKTQAEAIKNIKIDKVTVWENGGGKDGKSSTSNFISGMYKAVPPLQEMFDMAGMQLPEYLKGKDIEETKSTEENTPKPTTDKEE from the coding sequence ATGAATCTATTATTTTTACCCTTACAATCGGCAGCAACTGGTGTTTACTTGGTTGGAGCTGTAATTTTTATTTTAGTCGTCTTCTTTTTCTCTATGATTAGAAGGTACAAACGTTGTCCTTCTGATAGAATTTTAGTTGTGTATGGAAAAACTGGAGGCGGACAATCGGCTAAATGTGTTCACGGTGGTGCTGCATTTATTTGGCCAATAATTCAAGATTACGAGTTTTTAGATTTAACGCCAATGTCTATTGAAGTAAATTTAACAAATGCATTAAGTAAACAAAATATTCGTGTAAACGTACCTTCAAGATTTACAATTGGTATTTCAACCGAACCAAGTGTTATGCAAAATGCCGCCGAACGTTTATTAGGTTTAAGTTTAGATGCCGTACAAGATTTAGCTCAAGAAATTATTTTTGGTCAGTTACGTTTAGTGGTTGCCTCAATGGATATTGAAGAAATTAACTCGGATAGAGATCAATTTTTATCACACATTACACACAGTGTAGAAGCCGAATTAAAAAAAGTTGGTTTAAAGTTAATCAACGTAAACATTACAGATATCCACGATGAATCTGGATATATTGAAGCATTAGGTAAAGAAGCTGCTGCAAAAGCAATAAACGAAGCTAAAGTTTCTGTTGCCCAAAAAGTTAGAGATGGATCTATTGGTGAAGCTAATGCATTACAAGATCAACGTATTCAAGTTGCCGCTGCAGATGCAAACGCTGTACACGGTGAAAATACTGCAAAAGTTCAAGTTGCTAATTCAAATGCAGACAGAAGATCGCGTGAAGCTGAAGCTGAAAGAATTGCAAACGCTGCCGAAAAAGTACAAGCTGCAAAAGCATTAGAAGAAGCCTATGCTGCCGAAAAAATTGCTGAAGAAGCCAGAGCAAAACGCAAAGAAGCTGAACAAGGTGCAGATATTATTGTTCCTGCTAAAATTGATAAGCAAAAAATAGAAATAGATGCTGAAGCTGAAGCTGAACAAATAAGACGTATAGCAAAAGGTCAGGCAGATGCAATTTTTATGAAAAAAGAAGCCGAAGCAAAAGGATTGTACGAAATACTTACAAAACAAGCACAAGGTTTAGATCAAATTGTAAAAGCTGCCGGTAATAACTCTAAAGATGCCGTACTTTTATTAGTTGCTGATAAATTACCTGAATTGGTTAAAACACAAGCCGAAGCTATTAAAAATATTAAAATCGATAAAGTTACTGTTTGGGAAAATGGTGGCGGAAAAGATGGTAAATCTTCAACTTCTAATTTTATATCTGGCATGTATAAAGCAGTACCTCCATTACAAGAAATGTTTGATATGGCTGGTATGCAACTACCCGAATATTTAAAAGGTAAAGATATTGAAGAAACTAAATCAACTGAAGAAAACACCCCAAAGCCTACTACAGATAAAGAAGAATAA
- a CDS encoding OsmC family protein: protein MTNKIEVSWKGQMLFESVAPEGSVMIDAAEEVGGQGKGLRPKAMMLTALAGCTAMDVASLLKKMRAEVEDFKIGVEADLTDEHPKTYKKVKVTYKFYGSDFKKDKIEKSVNLSVERYCGVFEMFRQFSDISHEIVYIEQ from the coding sequence ATGACAAATAAAATTGAAGTTAGTTGGAAAGGACAAATGCTTTTTGAATCGGTTGCACCAGAAGGATCTGTAATGATTGATGCTGCCGAAGAAGTTGGTGGACAAGGTAAAGGGTTGCGACCAAAAGCAATGATGTTAACTGCGTTAGCAGGTTGTACAGCAATGGATGTTGCATCATTACTAAAAAAAATGCGTGCTGAAGTTGAGGATTTTAAAATTGGGGTTGAAGCCGATTTAACAGATGAGCATCCAAAAACGTATAAAAAAGTAAAAGTTACTTATAAATTTTATGGAAGTGATTTTAAAAAAGATAAAATTGAAAAATCCGTAAATCTTTCGGTAGAGCGTTATTGCGGTGTTTTTGAAATGTTTCGTCAGTTTTCTGATATTTCTCACGAAATAGTTTATATAGAACAATAA